The nucleotide sequence TTACAGCGTTCTGAGCGCTGCGCAGTGAAATTCCAACGATCTCATTAGCATATGCGCGCATTTGTTGTTCATAATCTGAAATTGCCTTGACTAACTCTTCGTGGCCGGACGCTACACTGGCAAGCTTCTGCGTGAGTAAAAGTGCGTCTCGCAGCGCTGTGTTCGCTCCTGAGCCTGTCATTGGCGTCATGTTGTGAATAGCATCCCCAAGTAATGTGACGGTGCTGGATTTCCAGGGTAGAAGATGGGGCATACTGCGTAAATGTAGCGGAGAGATGTTTTCCATATCACTTTGTTGAACCAGAGTATGTAGGCTTGGGTCCCACGAAATCATACGCGATTGAACCAGATCGCAGAGGGCTTCAGCGGAAAAATCGGTGATATTGTCAGGAAGACTATCTGTTGCTGCTACGTAAACCCATACGATAAAATTATCGATTTCCGCTAAGGATGCCTCTACATGAATATTCACTGGGGCACGCCACATAGAGATGAACAACCAGTCGGGGCTTTTAGGGACGATACTATTGGGTGTACCATCGCGGAAATTTTGGGGTAGCAACGCGGTGAGAGCCGGGGTAAGACGTGCACGACCAATGATCATACTAACACCAACATCGAATCTTTCGATAAAAGGAAGGTACTGCTTACGTACTTTTGAATTGCTACCGTCTGCACCGACAAGGACATCGACATTTTCGTGACTGCCATCGGCAAAGAAAATTTTAATACCACCGTTTTCAATATGTTCATAACGGACGAATGTTTTGTTCCATTGAATGGTATTTGCAAGCCCCTTGTTGAGTATTTCTTTCAGTTCAGTTCTGCTAATTGACAAACGTTGTTCGGAAATAATTTTCCCTGCCATTGGAGAAATACCGCCATGAACGGCGAGAAGACGCATACGTTCATTATAAAACCGGGATTGTCCGCCAATATATCTTGATGCCTCCTCAAAGGCTAGCCAGTTTTCAGCCGGGAGGCATTCTTGCAGTGCTTGCTTACCGAATGAATTTATATGAATTCCATAACCCGGAAGTATGGATGATGCGGCAGAGTTTCGTTCATATATCGTCACTTTTATTCCATGTTTACGTAATCCATGGGCTAAACATGTACCACCAATCCCCGCCCCAATAATGCCGACATGCATAGTATTTCTCCTGTTGTAGATACGAGCGATTCTGGCTAAATCGTGGTGATTATATCTATTTGATATTATCTAATTACAGCCATGACTTTTTTGTAGTATTTAAAATAAAAATATACTGTACATAGAAATAGAGCAAGAAAGCTTGGAGTTTTATCGCTAAAAATAGTTGGCAAAAAAATTATGTCTCTGTTTATTAAGCAATATTTAATTAAAAAATTGATCGCTTAAATTGTCAAAGTGAATTTTTAATGTTTAAGTTTTATAATTTTCCATAAAATTAACACTTTATAGTGATATGAGTGTTAATATAGCTTTATGTCTATTTTACGTATTCAAGACCACATGACAGTAAATGATGTTTGTGTGAATAAATTAATATTCATCTTGTTTCGATCTTCAACTATTTAAGATGTTTATTAATGTGATTATTAATAACTCCACTGCTCTCTAATTTCTATTCCAATTGAATTTAAGATATTTTTCTCCCAATTATGAAATATTTTATTACTCGTTGTCATGAAATTTATGCGGGTGATATCTATACTATCATTTGTAATCTATTATTCGTGATCATAGGCTAGTACTACTGATTTGTCATTTTGTTCGGAGAAATAAATATGAGTAATCAGGACGTCAAAGCGATGTATAACCGATATCCATATCCTAGTTCTGCTATTGGAGACAATCTTATTTATGATATGGCTACGGTGATAAGGCTTATATTTAAGCCGGATTATTTAACGGGAAAATATGTGCTTGATTTAGGCTGTGGAACGGGGCATCGTTTGTTAGGGCTGGCAAGTATGTATCCCGATACCCAATTTGTGGGTATTGATATGACGGATAAAGCGTTAGAGGTGGCAGATAAGTTGATATCTTATCATCAGTTGGATAACGTCACGCTAGAAAATAATACGATTGAGAAGCTAACACGAGATAATCAATTTGATGTTGTTGTTTCTACCGGTGTTATCCATCATATGGAATTTCCACAAGAGGGTTTTTTAGCCGCTTCACGTTCATTAAATGAAGAGGGGATAGCGCTTATTTGGCTATACAACGCGATAGGAGAATATGAACGATTGAGGCAGCGAGAACTTTTGCAGATTTTTGTAAAACAAAATCATGCAGAAGAGTATTTTTTAAATACTGATTTAATGAATAAGCTATGCGATAACTTAAGTCGAAATCAATATGGCGATAGTACAGCTAATCATTTAGATGATAGTGTTGATCAGGTTGCTGTTAATGTAGATGCATTTTTGAATCCTATCGTCAACGCATACAGATATGATGAAATATGCGATTTTTATTATCAAGCTGGCTTTAAACGTGTGAGATGTTGTGGGTTCAATCGTGAAAACGGCAATAAGCTTTTTGCTGGATGTTGCGATCAATTCAATGATGAATATTTTCTTCAATATCGAGATTTGCTTTTAGATGAACAATTAAATGAAATCTTTAATGCTCTTGATTATAACCAAAAGATTCGTGCTATCGAGCTCTTATGGAAGCCAACCGGCATATCTTCGATAGGATTTAAATCTGAAAATGCCCAGTCTTTTGTCAATGATTGGCTAAGAGGATAAGACGAGGAATAACGGTTATTCTCGGATAGTTGGTTAAACTTTCGTAAAATGAGTGCCAAGCCAGAAACATCCACTTTCTAGTTTCTGGCTATTTTGGATTGACAAATTCGAGTTAATCGTAATATTCCGGTGCCTGACGGAATGTTGGCCAGGCATCTGGATCGTGTCCCGTTACCACGATTGCATTCGTGCGTTTGGCTAGATGCCGTAGTTTTTGCACCGAACGTACGGTTTCAATGGTAGAGGTGAGAAACCCCGGCAGCGCCCGTTCTTCCCAGTGGTCGAGGGTATAAGCGGCATCAATCGTTAACAGCAGGCTACCACTGTTCGGCAGGGTGACCAGTAGTGATTGGTGTCCTGGCGAATGCCCCGGAGTAAATACCGTTTTTAACGTGCCATCGCCGTAAACATCAAACATGTCATTGCGTTCCCCATCGAGAAACTCCCATTTCAGACCTGACCGGTCAAAGTCCTTGCGGATATAGCCACCAGCAGCAAACCAGTCAGGTGTGTAGGCGTATTCATATTCACGTCGCTGTACGATATGTGTCGCGTTAGGGAAGCGTCCTATTGCACCAGTGTGATCGAGATGAAGATGGGATTGCACCACATAGCGGATATCTGCGGGATCGATATCCAACTTTTTAACTTGAGCGATACAACCTTCATCTTCACGCATCACCGGCCAGTAGGTTTTGGTGATAGTTCCCCAGTAGCCTTCGGGGTCAGTTGCAGTTTCAACTGCATTGCCACCGTCAATTAGCGTATGGCCGTTAGGATGAGTGAGTAAAAAAAAGGGAATCGGAATTTCATAATCGGCACCATTACCCTGATTCATCTTAATGTTGTGAACCTTACATTTGATGGTTCCGGTTTGCAGCATATACAGGCGAATGTCTGACATAATGTTAACCTTTTTATCGAGTTTGTTAGGGTAGTTCAAGTTTGGAAGGCTACTGGTGCATGGCGGCTACCAGCATTACCTTACCTCAAAAGTGTTAAATCGAAAGTGTGCTAAATTGAAAGTACTAAATCGAAAGTGCTAAATCGAAAGTGCTAAATCGGCATAACCTCTAACACCAAATTTTGATTTAGCTGATTTCACCGCATCTAAAACCGCAGCAGCCATGACTTCAGCCGCGAGAATACCAACAATATTCACCGATGAGTCCACACCACCTGTTGCCGCTGCAAAAATAGTATCCCCGTCACTCATGGTATGAACGGGGTATATTGTCCTCGCCAGACCATCATGAGCCATCTGGGCAACTTTTTTCATCTGGCTTTTATTCATATTGGCGTTACAACAAATTATGCCAATGGTCGTATTTGTTCCCTGAGTGAAATTATTATCTTTATTATTTTTTATAATGTAGGGAATGAGATCGATAAGATGACCGTTTTCATCACATGCGCCCGCAATAGTTTTACCATTTTTAGGGTCTCTGATTTCACCAACAGCATTTACAACAACCATTGCGCCAATTGTTAGCCCATCAGGTAATTTAACCGATGCGGTCCCAAGCCCACCTTTCATGGCTTTGTCAAAACCAGCTATCTTACCAATAGTGGCCCCGGTGCCAGCGCCAATATTTCCCGATGGAAAAGGGGTTACAGAAGCGTTTTGTGCGGCAAGGTAGCCCATTTTAGCGTCAGGACGCACCGCAGGATCGCCAAAATTTAGATCAAAAATTATTGCGGCAGGAACGATAGGTACGACAGTAACACCGACATCAAAACCTTTTTTTCTTTCTTCAAGATAGCGCATTACGCCAGAGGCGGAATCTAATCCAAAAGCACTCCCTCCACTTAGCACCACGGCATTAACTTTCTGGACAGTGTTAATGGGATCTAAAAGCTCGGTTTCCCTTGTCCCCGGTGCGGAGCCTCTGACATCAACGCCACAAACAGCGCCGTCGTCGAAAATAATGATGCTACAACCGGTTTGTTGCAACTCATCTTCAGCATGTCCAACCTTAACACCCGGTACATCTAAAATGGTTCCATTTGTCTTATGCATAAATGTTCACACCTCAATCTCTAAAGTAACTCATTACAGGTTTTAATGATTTTTGAGGTGAATCATAGCAAAGGTGACCAAACAAACTGTGATTTTTAGTGGGAATTCGGTTTGATAAACGAAGGGGGATATTTATCTATCAATCAGAAAAGTTAATTTTTTCCGTGTCTCCTGCTGCCAGCGTTTCAAGACTGGTAGGGGATAGTGGAATGCGAGGGGAGGGTATTGCCCAATGTTTGATATCGTGGAGAATGGCAGAACAGATTTTTCCCTGACAAGCCCCCATACCGCACCGCGTCGCCATTTTTGCACTATTCCAATCCTGAAAGGGTTCAAGCTCGTTTAAATGTACGTCTTCACAACGACAGATCAAGGTATCGGGTGGAAGCGCCCGTGCGATCTCTTCATTCAATTTAAACGTCTGTGCCACCGCGGTTGCAAAATGTTGCCATTTTACTCGTTTTTGCCGCCATTTTTCAGCCAGAGCGCATTGACCACTTGCTGCAAACCCGGCAATAAATCCTTCACAAAGTACAAGCTCACTGCCACCAATACCTGTGCATTCTCCTGCGGCATATACACCAGATAGGGTCGTCTGTTGCCACGCATCTACCTGAATATTTCCTTGTTCATCCAGCAAGCAACCAAGCAATTGTGCCAATTCCGTATTGGGTCTTAAACCAAAACCACAAGCTAAACGCGTACAGGATAGTTTCTGCTTCTGCCCTTTATTGCTGATATACACGCCAGTCAACCTGCCTTCTACCGAGGTTTCCACTCCCAACACCATACTGTTTTTGTAATAATTTTTAAGCGGTATGAGCGTGATGGCTTGATGCAACTTGTTAGGCCAGCGGAACAACTGCAAGCCAAACGAAAATAAGCGGTACAAAGGCGCTTGTTCAACGATACCAGCTACGTTTCCTCCCGCTTTTTTTACCGTCTGCGCAACCGCGAGCAAAAGGGGACCGCTACCGGCAATAACAACACGCTCACCCGTCATAGGGAGACCACTTTTTATCAACGCCTGTAATCCGCCTGCACCTGTGACACCCGGTAATGTCCATCCGGGAAAGGGAAGTAATTTTTCTTTGGCTCCAGTACAAAGAATGATGCGTTGGTAGTGAACTATTCGGTGCCGGCTTGCCGTTTCAACAATCACACATTGGTTGTCTACTGCAATCACTTTACAACCGGGTAAATAGATCAGGGCATCTTCTGATGTTACTGATAAATAACGTTTCGCCATCGGTGGCAATGTATGAAATGGCCCTTGACGCCAAATTTGTCCGCCTGCTCTGGGATTGTCATCAATCAGGATAACGGATTGTTGCCCTTGTATGGCCGCCTGTGCAGTAGCTAATCCCGCGGGTCCTGCACCAATAACCAGCACATCACAACGCAATACTGTAGAAGAAGATGATGTTGCCATGTTCAGATCCTCTCGACTTTCATACCCATTTCACAAACTGTCTGGCACGCGACACAGTGGTGACCATTGATCATCAAACGGCACTCCTGACAGATCCCCATACCACAAAAAGGTACTCTTAATTGATGTGATACAGATATACGGCAATGTTCATCACCGGTATAAGCTAGCGCCGCCGCAACAGTAATCCCCGTAGGCACGGTGATCAATTCGCCATCGATAAACAGAGCAATAAATGGGGGTTTGTTGAGTGTCATAGCAACCTCTGATGGGCCATAGCAGTAAAACGTGCAGGCTGGTAAGGCAAGGGATCAATCTCCGTTTTGCTATTCAGCATCAATGCGGAGATGATTTTGGCACTGCCCGGTGCGGTCGTCACACCTAATCCTTCATGGCCTACGGCCAGCCATAGCCATTCATAAGCAGGATGCTGTCCCAATAGAGGCAAGCCATCTGGAGTTGCAGCACGAAAGCCGGACCAGCAACGTAGAATATTCATCTGACCAAGCTGAGGTAAAAAATGAAGTGCTCGCTGGAGCATAGAACGGAGTAGTCCGAGATCAATAGTGTGTTTTTCGTTATGGAACTGGCGTGAAGATCCAATTAAAAGCTGACCAGTAGGGCGAGCCTGAACGTTGAAAGCGATTGACGTGCCATTCGATGCATGTGTACTGGCGCTGTACCCTAATTCCACCAGTTGATGTGTGATGCAGGTAGGGTAACGATCGGTAATCGCCAATTGCCCTTTTTTAGGAACAAGCGGTAATTCAGGTAACAGATGTGTGCTCCACAGCCCATTTGCTAACAATATTCTCGGCGCGCAATATTTCTTTCCATCACGTAGCACAACGGTCTGAGGCTTTAAGGCATGCACTTGGCCTTTAATAAACTGAATTTTTTCATTACCGCTAGCAAGAAACCAGTGTACGACATTCGGCGCATAGACCATCCCATCCCCAGGAACAGACAAACCACCAGCAATCCCACGCCTCACCATCGGTTCCATCTGGTGAATCTGTGTTGCTGTCATCGGCATATTCTCAATGCCATAGGCGGCGAGACGTGCGCTCTTTTCCTCAGCAAGTGCCATTTCATCCTCAGCATCCGCCAGCCAAAGTGTGCCACATCCACGCCATGCACAATTTTCTGGCATATGTGGGGTGAATGTTCGCCATATATCTAATGAGTAACTGCTCAGTGCCAATTCAGCAGGATTATCGTCCATACACACGAGATGCCCCATTCCTGCCTGTGTCGCCCCTTTACCACCATTATCAATCACAACAACTCTCAAACCATCCTGTACTAACTGATAAGCACATGCGGCTCCAACGATGCCAGCACCAACGATAATGACATCCGATATTTGGCAGGGCGTCATACATTGATTCCCCAGACAAAAGGATCGCTCTTGGCAATGATTAATTTGTTATCACCGTAAACATGCGCTGTTCCCCGGATCACTGGGGCAATTTTCTGACCAATCCACTGATATTGGGCTTCAAAAACGCTACCAATAATGCTGGACTGGCACCAAATCTCACCCGGCTGCAATTTTCCATCCGCCGCTAAGCAGGCTAACTTAGCACTTGTTCCAGTGCCACACGGTGAACGGTCATAGGCTTTTCCCGGACATAACACAAAATTGCGACTATCCGCATGGTTATCAGGAGCAAACAATTCAATATGGTCGATACACTCACCCTTTTCACCGGTGATCCCCGCTTGGGCCAGTGCTTGCCTAACGGCCCAACTGTATTGCGTAAGTTCATCGATATGGTTGGGGGTTAGAAACAGGTTATGCTGACCGATCAGAAAAAACCAATTTCCGCCCCAGGCAATATCTCCATTAACATCACCCACACCGGGCACGTTGACAGTGACATTTTGCTGATAACGATAAGAGGGGACATTATAAACAGACACTGCGCCATCCTGATGGAGTACCGCCTCTACCATCCCAACCGGCGTCTCAATTTTATATTTGCTGGGGGTCAACCAGCCCAGATGATGGAGCGAAGCAATAAGGCCCATAGTGCCGTGGCCGCACATGCCTAAATACCCCGCGTTATTAAAGAAAATCACTCCCATATCGGCGTCAGGTACAGCAGGCGGACATAAAAGTGCACCGACCAACACATCATTCCCTTTGGGTTCAAGAATGAGAGCCTTGCGCCAGTGATCAAATTCGGTTTCAAAGCGTTGACACTGTTTGGCAACGGTTCCTTTGCCAAGAGACGGAAATCCCTCGATTACTGTCCGGGTGGGTTCTCCACCGGTGTGTGAATCAATGACGCGAACAATCTGATAATCATGTTTATCTGCCATAAAGCCACCCAATTAACGTATTTTTAATGCCGTCGCGATCCATCTTGAAATCCATAGGGTATAAATAGTGGCGTAGTATTTCGTTTGCCGCTTGATGAATTTCATACTGCAATATGCTGAAATCAGCACAATGAAAAATTATAAATAAAACTGATGATGATTTCTGTTTTTACCAGAAGAACAATGTATAAATTAATCTATAAAATCAAATTAACCAGACACGAGTCAAAAATCCTATTTTACGGGTAATAGACTGGAGATATCGATGATGAATATATACCGAAACGGCATTGGCACAAATGGTCATGATGCTTGTAATGTTGAGTTTTTAGCGGCGCTTTGTAGTGGATTAGTTAATCACAAACCCAGTAACCTGCAAGATATTCTCAATGCGGTTGCCTTAATTACACCATTGCTAAATGCGATTCCCAGCGTGGTTTTCTTTATCAAAGATATTAAAGCACGTTATCTAATTGCGAACCTTACGCTAGCCACACGCTGCGGGTTTAAGTCGATCTCTTCGCTACTCGGTAAAACCTCTTCCGAAATCTTTCCTGCTCAGATGGGCAGTTGTTACACGGAACAGGATTTACGTGTGTTGCATCAAGGGGTAATTATCCAAAACCAACTGGAACTCCACTTTTATCATGGACGCAAAGCAGGTTGGTGCATGACATATAAATTGCCATTGTATAACCAACATAATCACATTATTGGTATGGCAGGAATTTCTCATGATTTGATGGAAGTTAAGGAAAATCACCCTGTGTACCAAAAGTTGGCTATCGTCGATGATTATATTCGTGAACATTTTGATCGAACAATTCGCCTCGACGAGCTAACTCATTTAACATGCCTCTCGGTTGCTCAATTGGAACGTTACTGTAAACGTATCTTTCACCTGACACCTCGGCAGATGATCCACAAAATTAGAATTGAAAAAGCGTCTGAATTGCTGGCGACGGAATTACCTATCACAGATGTCGCTTTGCGATGTGGTTATACCGATCACAGCGCATTTACTCGGCAATTTAAGACCTCAACTGGACTCACGCCCAGTGATTTTCGTCAGTCAATAGGGGTGGAGTAATTTACCGTTTTACTCATGCTTCCAGTCTTTCCGTTCTTTTGTGATCCAATAAGTTTGCCATTCCTATTATGCTAATTTCGTCATTGTTTACTGTGAAAAGTGACAAGCTTCTCTGTAGTGAAATAGCCATTATTCCATTAAAACCAATGAATCACATTTTTTTAACAAGATAAAAACAATTCGTATTCTAAATATCAAGTAAATCAATGGCGATCAAAGGATAGAGCGATGAACAAGAGAAAAGTTAATTGGCATGGTGTTTTTCCAGCAGTGACAACACAATTTAACTCCGATTTTTCCATTAATTTGGATGCCACACAGAAGGTAATGACCAACCTGATTAAAGATGGGGTTTCCGGTTTAGTCGTCAATGGTTCTGTGGGGGAAAATACATCTCTGTCTATGAAAGAGAAGCGTACTATCGTTGAACTCGCATTAGATGTTGCTGGTGGAAAAGTTCCCGTTCTTTCGGGTATCGCAGAATTGACAACCGATAATGCGTGCAAAATGGTCTCTGAATGCCGTCAGGCAGGGGCTAATGGAGTGATGATCATGCCGCCACTGGTTTATACGCCAACACCGAAAGAAAACCGAGCGTATTTCCGTACAATAGCGGCCTCTACCGATTTACCCGTCATGCTATATAACAACCCTCTGCTGTATAAAAATGATATTACGCCGAAAATTCTGACCTCTCTGGCCGATTGCGAAAATATCGTGGCATTTAAAGATTCATCAGGCAATACCCGTCCTTTTAGTGATATTCCCAATGAAGCGGGTGATCGCTTCATTCTTTTTGCTGGTTTGGATGACGTCGTTTTAGAGTCAGTCGCAGTGGGCGCGGAAGGTTGGATTTCAGGTATGTCGAATGCTTTTCCACGGGAAGGGGAGACTTTATTCCGTCTGGCTAAACAGAAACGTTATGAAGAAGCTCGGGAATTATATCGCTGGTTTATGCCTCTGTTGCATTTGGATTTCCGTCCTGATTTGGTGCAATGCATCAAGTTGTGTGAAGAGATGGTTGGCCGTGGGAGTGCCATTACCCGTCCACCGCGTCTACCTCTCGAAAGGGAAACATTGGCTGAAGTTCGCGCCATTGTAGAACAAGCCCTTGCTAATCGTCCTTCACTGCCTGATGTCGGTCTCTGAATGGAGCGGTAACTGTTTTTGATATCCTTGGAGGAAGCGCTATGTTGGTAACACATTCAGGTAGGCAGTTTATTGGTGGTCGCAGGCAAGCAGAGGGGGAACGCTGTTTGCACAGTCGGCGGGCGGTGGATAACGCACCAACGGGTTATGCGTTTTATCAAGCTACACGACATGAGGTCGATCTCGCCGCCCAAGCCGCCGCCGATGCATTTACCCGTTATAGCCAGACATCGTTAGAAGAACGTGCCGTTTTTTTAGATAAAATTGCCGATGAAATTGATGCTCTTGGTGATGACTTCATTGCCCTTGTATCAGAAGAAACGGCGCTACCACCAGCCAGAATTCAAGGTGAACGGTCGAGAACCAGCGGGCAAATGAGGCTGTTTGCCACGCTGTTACGCCGTGGTGATATGCATGCTGCCCGCATTGATACTGCGCAACCTGCAAGAAAACCCCTCCCTAGAGTTGATATTCGCCAATGCCATATTCCTCTAGGCCCTATTGCGGTTTTCGGTGCCAGTAATTTCCCGTTGGCTTTTTCTACTGCTGGTGGTGACACGGCGTCAGCGTTAGCGGCGGGCTGCTCTGTTGTTTTCAAAGCACATAGTGGCCATATGGCTACTGCCGAAATCATCGCAGAAGCCATTGGACGCGCTATTATCGCCGCACAAATGCCCGCGGGTGTATTCAATATGATTTATGGCAATAGCGTGGGGGCCGATCTAGTCAAACACCCCATTATTCAGGCCGTTGGTTTTACCGGTTCACTTGCTGGTGGACGTGCACTGTTCGATATGGCGATGCAGCGACCACAACCTATTCCGGTTTTTGCTGAAATGTCGAGTATCAACCCGGTCATTGTGCTGCCAAACGCCTTAGCACAGCGGGGGAAACCGATCGCCCAAGAACTGGCAAATTCATTCACATTAGGTAGCGGTCAGTTTTGTACCAAGCCAGGAATAATCTTGGGTATTCGTTCACCAGAGTTTGATCAATTTATTACTCAATTAACGCGGGAAATCACGCTTCGCCCGGCGCAGTCAATGCTGAACCAAGGCACATTACTTAACTACCAAAAAGGTATTCATCAACTGGATGATGAACCCTTAATGACACGGTTAGCCATTGGCGAACATCATGAAAATCAGGCAAGT is from Photorhabdus laumondii subsp. laumondii and encodes:
- a CDS encoding aldehyde dehydrogenase (NADP(+)); this translates as MLVTHSGRQFIGGRRQAEGERCLHSRRAVDNAPTGYAFYQATRHEVDLAAQAAADAFTRYSQTSLEERAVFLDKIADEIDALGDDFIALVSEETALPPARIQGERSRTSGQMRLFATLLRRGDMHAARIDTAQPARKPLPRVDIRQCHIPLGPIAVFGASNFPLAFSTAGGDTASALAAGCSVVFKAHSGHMATAEIIAEAIGRAIIAAQMPAGVFNMIYGNSVGADLVKHPIIQAVGFTGSLAGGRALFDMAMQRPQPIPVFAEMSSINPVIVLPNALAQRGKPIAQELANSFTLGSGQFCTKPGIILGIRSPEFDQFITQLTREITLRPAQSMLNQGTLLNYQKGIHQLDDEPLMTRLAIGEHHENQASAMLYRADIALLLNKNALLQEEVFGPVAIVVEAESQYQLLRAIDCLQGQLTATLIGEHDELANAHELSRRLQNIAGRVVVNGYPTGVEVCDAVVHGGPYPATSDVRGTSVGTLAIWRFLRPVCFQNYPKSLLPLALQDHNPLNISRLINGVMSREVL